Proteins found in one Alphaproteobacteria bacterium genomic segment:
- the lpxB gene encoding lipid-A-disaccharide synthase codes for MKIYIIAGEASGDLLGSHLIKALRVMNPSLEIFGVGGALMESHGLKSLFPIQDISVMGLVEVIPHILTIKKRIRQTLDHIIATKPDVIVTIDAPGFCLRVVRLVKKQCKIPVVQYVAPSVWAWKPGRAKKLSQQVDHLLTLFPFEPPYFTRYGLPTTFVGHPVVEQTPQPDPTFRQRHGILPDVPLLCILPGSRQSEIQRLFPIFMETITLLSQQFPTIRGVVPVLPHLLSGVKAQAQSCSVPLTITDTPAEKQAAFMASTAALAANGTVALELARASLSMVVGYRLSPITHFIVKRLVTVDMACPVNLVLNQRIVPERIQHDCTPQNLAQDLVPILKNPQAMKPFLQQAIDFLRGDDVDMPSQLAARIILSYR; via the coding sequence GTGAAAATTTATATTATCGCAGGTGAGGCTTCCGGAGATCTTTTGGGATCTCATTTAATAAAGGCTTTGCGAGTAATGAACCCAAGCCTTGAGATTTTCGGGGTTGGTGGTGCATTAATGGAAAGCCATGGACTGAAAAGCCTATTCCCCATTCAGGATATTTCTGTGATGGGATTGGTTGAGGTTATTCCCCATATCCTGACGATTAAAAAACGGATACGGCAAACACTCGACCATATTATCGCCACAAAACCTGATGTGATTGTGACGATTGATGCGCCTGGATTTTGCCTAAGAGTTGTTCGGTTGGTCAAGAAACAGTGCAAAATTCCAGTTGTGCAGTATGTTGCCCCCTCTGTCTGGGCATGGAAACCTGGTCGGGCGAAAAAATTATCCCAGCAAGTCGATCATCTTTTAACCTTGTTTCCGTTCGAGCCCCCTTATTTCACACGTTATGGTTTGCCAACGACGTTTGTGGGGCATCCCGTGGTTGAACAAACGCCACAGCCGGATCCAACATTTCGACAGCGACATGGTATTCTGCCCGATGTGCCTTTACTGTGTATATTACCAGGAAGCCGACAAAGCGAAATACAACGACTATTTCCCATTTTTATGGAAACGATCACCCTTTTATCGCAACAGTTTCCAACGATCCGGGGGGTGGTCCCCGTTTTGCCCCATTTGCTTTCCGGTGTGAAAGCGCAGGCACAGTCATGCTCCGTTCCCCTGACGATTACCGATACACCAGCCGAAAAACAAGCTGCATTTATGGCATCAACGGCAGCGTTGGCGGCAAATGGTACGGTTGCATTAGAATTGGCACGGGCATCACTTTCGATGGTTGTTGGGTATCGTTTATCCCCCATTACGCATTTCATTGTCAAACGATTGGTTACTGTTGATATGGCCTGCCCAGTTAATCTGGTGTTGAATCAACGAATTGTCCCCGAGAGAATACAGCACGATTGTACGCCGCAGAATTTAGCCCAAGATCTTGTCCCTATCCTGAAAAATCCACAAGCGATGAAACCGTTTTTGCAGCAAGCCATCGATTTTTTGCGGGGGGATGATGTCGATATGCCAAGCCAACTCGCGGCCCGCATTATTTTATCCTATAGATAA
- a CDS encoding SCO family protein, with protein MGSLRFWRYGLWAFLVIVGCVSLVKYQLGKIPAAFVDSKPSHGHANIGGVFTLTDQYGNTRTNDEFRGKLMLVYFGYSYCPDICPLGLQNMSKAIDLLQKDRDQVVPIFITIDPKRDTVENLKLHASNFHPSFVMLTGPQDQIDGVSKAYRVYAATAPNDGTTDYLMDHSTMIYIMDRNGAFVQQFPHTVDPEVLAKVLQKCLFSPKP; from the coding sequence ATGGGTTCTCTTCGATTTTGGCGATACGGTCTGTGGGCCTTTTTGGTTATCGTTGGGTGTGTATCCCTTGTAAAATATCAGCTTGGCAAAATCCCGGCGGCCTTTGTCGACAGCAAGCCCAGCCATGGGCATGCCAACATTGGTGGTGTATTTACATTGACGGATCAATACGGAAACACGCGCACCAATGATGAATTTAGGGGTAAGCTTATGCTGGTCTATTTTGGATACAGCTATTGCCCAGATATTTGTCCGCTGGGCCTTCAGAACATGTCAAAGGCCATTGATTTGCTTCAAAAAGATCGGGACCAGGTTGTTCCTATCTTTATAACAATCGATCCAAAACGCGATACGGTCGAAAACCTGAAACTGCATGCATCAAATTTCCACCCAAGTTTTGTCATGTTGACGGGGCCACAGGACCAAATTGATGGTGTGTCGAAAGCCTACCGTGTTTATGCGGCTACGGCGCCAAATGATGGAACGACGGACTATTTGATGGATCACAGTACGATGATTTATATCATGGACAGAAATGGTGCCTTTGTTCAGCAGTTTCCGCATACCGTGGATCCGGAAGTATTGGCCAAGGTTCTGCAGAAATGTCTTTTCTCACCAAAGCCGTGA
- a CDS encoding M23 family metallopeptidase gives MKKYSHAISLSLMVMAFLIAAREYYVGYEAENALNLELELLHSQGQYPGQTTSPFDNIYKNLQDKLTFDDSQLSGFTSAAGFIFSQAKLTLLRERVLQVGRGDTIATILSDLGVSKKEIDEAIKALQKCCNPRDLKVGQTISVCYQGNDSEETVSLLSLEFKPSAEHRLTLTRDTKGRFKAEKKAIILAKVLKRVEGVVKSSFYNSVLKKDVPQKIVHEAIMALSYSVNLSHDLKSGDPFELLYEEQQDAYGNTVKSGEIKYVSILAGGQVHRLYKFTSAEGVSGYYTDKGESIVRALLQTPIDPSKSRVTSKFGRRAHPLKSYTREHKGVDFGAPVGTTIMAAGDGIVVKAGYNGDYGNYIKIKHTTDYETAYAHLSRFSPQLRVGVRVKQRQVIGYVGTTGLSTGPHLHFEVIYKREQIDPQKIKQFPTTHLVGREMQRFNLLKKDISGQIVGFPQGAKNQIVQTRSVKLSKVRA, from the coding sequence TTGAAAAAATACTCTCATGCAATCAGCTTAAGCTTGATGGTTATGGCTTTTCTGATTGCCGCAAGGGAGTATTATGTTGGTTACGAGGCAGAAAATGCATTAAACCTGGAGTTGGAATTGCTACATAGTCAAGGGCAGTACCCGGGGCAAACAACATCCCCCTTTGATAACATATACAAGAATCTGCAAGATAAGTTAACCTTTGACGATTCACAGTTGTCTGGCTTTACATCTGCGGCAGGATTTATTTTTTCACAGGCAAAATTAACTCTTTTGAGGGAGCGGGTCCTGCAAGTAGGCAGGGGCGATACTATTGCAACGATTCTGTCTGATCTTGGTGTTTCAAAAAAAGAAATTGACGAGGCGATTAAAGCCCTTCAAAAATGTTGCAATCCTCGCGATTTAAAAGTTGGGCAGACAATCTCTGTTTGTTATCAGGGCAATGATTCTGAGGAAACTGTCTCTCTGCTGAGTTTGGAATTCAAGCCGTCTGCGGAGCATCGTCTGACTTTGACTCGTGACACGAAAGGCAGGTTTAAGGCAGAGAAAAAGGCGATTATTTTGGCCAAGGTACTGAAAAGAGTAGAAGGCGTCGTCAAGAGCAGTTTTTATAATTCCGTCCTAAAAAAAGATGTTCCTCAAAAAATTGTGCACGAAGCGATTATGGCATTGAGCTATAGCGTAAATTTATCGCATGACCTAAAAAGCGGGGATCCATTTGAATTGCTGTACGAGGAGCAACAGGACGCCTATGGAAACACAGTTAAATCGGGCGAGATCAAGTATGTTTCAATTCTTGCAGGGGGTCAGGTTCATCGGTTGTATAAGTTTACATCTGCAGAAGGGGTGTCTGGATATTATACGGATAAGGGCGAAAGCATCGTTAGGGCGCTGCTTCAGACGCCAATTGACCCCAGCAAATCACGCGTGACGTCCAAGTTTGGTAGACGGGCGCATCCGCTCAAATCCTATACTAGAGAACACAAGGGTGTTGATTTTGGGGCTCCAGTCGGAACAACGATCATGGCGGCCGGAGACGGGATTGTTGTGAAGGCTGGATACAATGGCGACTATGGTAACTATATCAAAATTAAACACACTACGGATTATGAAACAGCCTATGCGCATCTGAGCCGATTTTCTCCGCAATTAAGGGTTGGGGTCCGTGTAAAACAACGACAGGTGATTGGGTATGTAGGGACAACGGGTTTGTCAACGGGCCCCCATCTTCATTTTGAGGTCATTTACAAAAGGGAACAAATTGACCCCCAGAAAATCAAACAATTTCCCACGACTCATCTGGTGGGGCGAGAAATGCAACGGTTTAACTTGCTTAAAAAAGACATTTCTGGTCAAATCGTTGGCTTCCCTCAGGGCGCTAAAAATCAAATTGTTCAAACCCGTTCTGTGAAGCTAAGTAAAGTCCGGGCATGA
- a CDS encoding lytic transglycosylase domain-containing protein — translation MSTFEAGCMSVQQKTHADSIKKYPPRKTHPLRPHGMLLALSYIEGKQYMLWNHFKKALLCLKFLYLLLALLPAHKGFGHSCESFIQQQEAALGIPHQLLKSIALTESGKKTGFGQFVAWPWTINVNGKGYTYATKDEAITAVQKFQRHGISSIDVGCMQINLKHHPHAFRNLSDAFDPQLNVAYAARYLLGLREQYHSWYQAVAHYHSATPRHHIPYREKVIKAWQKMRQLTGNSIPALLDIQFTGENNPTQSEPSPLANPLVRFTAYKLPANNKPKKNEQPSIMHPPGQFRPLQATKETIKVNKRTFYPVNLVAIKNATKNFLPLR, via the coding sequence ATGTCAACCTTCGAGGCTGGCTGCATGAGCGTGCAACAAAAAACACACGCTGATTCCATCAAAAAGTACCCTCCTAGAAAAACACATCCACTACGGCCACATGGCATGCTTCTTGCACTTTCCTATATCGAAGGGAAACAATACATGCTTTGGAATCACTTTAAAAAGGCCTTACTATGTTTAAAATTTTTATATCTCTTGTTGGCTCTGCTACCGGCACACAAAGGATTCGGTCATTCATGTGAATCATTTATCCAACAACAGGAGGCTGCCCTTGGAATTCCACACCAGCTCTTGAAATCGATTGCTTTGACAGAATCAGGCAAGAAAACGGGATTTGGTCAATTTGTTGCCTGGCCGTGGACCATTAACGTCAATGGCAAAGGATATACGTATGCAACAAAGGACGAGGCTATCACGGCCGTCCAAAAATTTCAGCGTCATGGTATTTCAAGTATTGATGTTGGCTGTATGCAAATTAATCTAAAACATCATCCACATGCATTTCGAAACTTATCGGATGCGTTCGATCCGCAACTCAATGTTGCCTATGCTGCCCGCTATTTACTAGGCTTAAGAGAGCAATATCATTCCTGGTACCAAGCTGTTGCCCACTATCATTCCGCGACACCACGCCATCATATCCCCTATCGTGAAAAGGTTATTAAAGCGTGGCAAAAAATGCGCCAACTGACCGGAAATTCAATACCCGCTCTTCTGGATATCCAATTTACTGGGGAAAATAATCCCACACAATCAGAACCCAGTCCTTTGGCAAATCCCCTTGTGCGCTTTACGGCCTATAAACTGCCAGCCAATAACAAGCCAAAAAAAAATGAACAACCATCTATAATGCATCCACCGGGTCAATTCAGACCATTACAGGCAACAAAAGAAACAATCAAGGTTAACAAACGCACGTTTTATCCCGTTAATTTAGTCGCGATTAAAAACGCAACCAAGAATTTTTTGCCGTTGAGATAG
- a CDS encoding ribonuclease HII: MTTTNNTPSFVFEEQFSGRVAGIDEAGCGPWAGPVVAAAVILDRDSFPNALYDQVKDSKIISRKKRERIADILKNHPAVSYGIGHASVEEIDALNISKATQLAMQRAVGVLVPRPGYALVDGIRKPPLDIPVQMIIKGDQQSFSIAAASILAKVERDCIMGELDQIYPQYNWKRNAGYGTREHHQAMIHFGITPHHRQSYAPVRVFLVKE; the protein is encoded by the coding sequence ATGACGACGACGAATAACACCCCTAGTTTCGTTTTCGAGGAGCAGTTTTCTGGTCGTGTTGCCGGCATTGACGAGGCTGGTTGTGGTCCATGGGCCGGCCCTGTTGTTGCGGCAGCGGTGATTTTGGATCGGGATTCATTTCCGAATGCCCTGTATGACCAGGTCAAGGATTCCAAGATAATCAGTCGAAAAAAACGGGAACGAATCGCGGACATATTAAAAAATCATCCCGCAGTTTCTTATGGCATTGGTCACGCAAGCGTTGAGGAGATCGACGCGCTGAACATCAGTAAAGCCACACAATTGGCGATGCAGCGTGCTGTTGGTGTTCTTGTTCCAAGGCCTGGTTATGCCCTGGTGGATGGTATTCGAAAGCCCCCCTTGGATATTCCCGTTCAGATGATCATTAAGGGTGACCAGCAAAGTTTTTCCATTGCAGCGGCATCCATTTTGGCGAAGGTTGAACGGGATTGTATCATGGGTGAGCTTGATCAAATATATCCCCAGTATAACTGGAAACGTAATGCTGGATATGGGACGCGTGAGCACCATCAAGCCATGATTCATTTTGGGATCACACCCCATCATCGGCAAAGTTATGCACCTGTTCGGGTGTTTTTGGTTAAAGAGTGA
- the prfB gene encoding peptide chain release factor 2 (programmed frameshift): MRAEVDAHVKTINQSLVLLRRHLDWDRALLRLDHLNHQAESPDLWQDQVSAQKILKEREDLHQSILRIQGMEQSLKDAIGLIELAEMEGDDSIVDEAEKSLEEFSKTAVRLQLETLLSGEADSNDCFVEVNAGAGGTEAQDWVQMLSRMYVRWAEQRRYKIEILDENPGEEAGIKSITFKIIGHQAYGWLKTESGVHRLVRISPFDANSRRHTSFASVWVYPVVDDSINIEIEDKDLRIDTYRASGAGGQHINKTESAIRITHIPTGIVVQCQNDRSQHRNRAQAMSMLKARLYELELRIREEKLSAQTSGKTDIGWGHQIRSYVLQPYQIVKDNRTGVERGNAHGVLDGDIDCYLEAALAQRIGSDGV, from the exons ATGCGCGCAGAAGTAGACGCACACGTTAAGACAATCAATCAATCCTTGGTATTATTACGGAGGCACCTT GACTGGGATCGCGCACTTCTAAGGCTGGATCATCTAAATCACCAAGCCGAATCACCCGATCTTTGGCAGGACCAGGTATCGGCGCAGAAAATCCTTAAGGAACGGGAAGATTTACATCAGTCTATCTTGCGAATCCAGGGGATGGAACAATCATTGAAGGATGCGATAGGGCTAATTGAGCTCGCCGAAATGGAGGGCGATGATTCAATTGTGGACGAGGCGGAAAAATCATTGGAAGAATTCTCCAAAACGGCTGTTCGTTTGCAATTAGAAACTTTGCTGTCGGGAGAGGCCGATTCGAATGATTGCTTTGTTGAGGTTAACGCTGGCGCTGGTGGAACAGAGGCCCAGGATTGGGTCCAAATGTTATCCAGAATGTATGTCCGATGGGCAGAACAGCGGCGATACAAGATTGAAATTCTTGATGAAAACCCAGGCGAAGAGGCGGGCATAAAATCGATCACTTTTAAAATCATTGGACATCAGGCCTATGGCTGGCTAAAAACAGAAAGTGGCGTGCATCGGCTGGTCAGAATCTCGCCATTTGATGCGAACTCTAGGCGACATACAAGCTTTGCATCGGTTTGGGTTTATCCTGTTGTTGATGATTCGATTAACATAGAGATAGAAGACAAGGATCTGCGTATCGATACCTATCGTGCATCGGGTGCAGGTGGGCAGCATATTAACAAAACTGAAAGCGCAATCAGAATTACCCATATACCAACAGGAATTGTGGTGCAGTGTCAAAATGATCGGTCGCAGCATCGCAACAGGGCCCAGGCGATGTCTATGTTGAAAGCACGTCTGTATGAGTTGGAATTGAGAATACGCGAGGAGAAATTGTCTGCTCAAACTTCTGGCAAGACTGATATTGGGTGGGGACACCAAATTCGGTCTTATGTTTTGCAGCCTTATCAGATCGTGAAGGATAACCGAACGGGCGTTGAGCGTGGAAATGCACATGGCGTTTTGGATGGTGATATTGATTGCTATTTAGAGGCTGCGTTGGCGCAACGAATTGGAAGCGATGGCGTATAA